The Phragmites australis chromosome 13, lpPhrAust1.1, whole genome shotgun sequence DNA window ATAAGTATTATTTATTAGTGACATACACAACTCTTATGAATAACGgttatatatattattgaaAATGCTTAAGGTATGGGCCTGGTATCGCTAGCCATGAAACCACCTAGCCAGGGGCAAAACCAAATATACATCAAGCTCCAGGCAAATCCATTCAAATTTAAACTAGGTCTAAAAAATCTACTATTTacataataaatataataaaaatttgAGTTCAAGTCTCGAGCTAAAACCTAGCCTGCCTAAGGCTAGTTCCGTCCTTGACCCACCCATTAGATTGCAGCACAACCAGAAAtgagaaacaaacaaacaaaatcaaGAAAATTTGAGAAGCACCAAAAAAGAATAAGTTTCGAGCCAATGTCAACTGACACGTACACCTCAAGTACAGGATGGATACCCACCCCATCGCGAGGCAGGGTCCAGCTAGATCTCCAGATTCCGCAACGACTCGGGGGATCCAGGCCACCACAGGAGATTCACTGCCAATGGGCCCAGTGGCTCCCCAAAACCCCTCCCCATTCCTCCTGGATTCCCCGTCTCACGAAATGAAGGCCGATTTGTTTTTCCAAATCAAAACTGCAATTTgctctttgttttttcttctatcTGCATCTCCTCTCCCGCACCCGCACGCCGGCCTCCTATAAATCCGATCGACGCCACCGTCTGTTCGTCCCCCATCCTCACATCCGTGTACGTGAGTCCCCTCGCGTCCCCATACCTTTTCCTCCAACCGCGCGGTACGTGCGTGTTCGTTGGAGGAGCGGAGCGAAGATGTCGACGTGCGCGGCGGACCTGGCGCCGCTGCTGGGCCCGGCGGCGGCGAACGCGACGGACTACCTCTGCAACCAGTTCTCCGACACGGCCTCGGCGGTGGACACCACGTACCTGCTCTTCTCGGCGTACCTCgtcttcgccatgcagctcGGGTTCGCCATGCTCTGCGCGGGCTCCGTCCGCGCCAAGAACACCATGAACATCATGCTCACCAACGTGCTCGACGCCGCGGCTGGGGCgctcttctactaccttttcggCTTCGCCTTCGCCTTCGGGTCGCCCTCTAATGGTTTCATCGGGAAGCAGTTCTTCGGGCTCAAGCACCTGCCCAAGACCGGCTTCGATTACTCCTCCTTTCTCTACCAGTGGGCCTTCGCCATAGCCGCCGCGGGCATCACGTCGGGGTCCATCGCGGAGAGGACGCAGTTCGTTGCCTACCTCATCTACTCGGCGTTCCTCACGGGATTCGTCTACCCAGTGGTGTCCCACTGGATCTGGTCCGTCGACGGGTGGGCCTCCGCGTTCCGCACGTCCGGCCCGCTGCTCTTCAAGTCCGGCGTCATCGACTTCGCCGGTTCCGGCGTCGTCCACATGGTCGGTGGCATCGCTGGGTTCTGGGGTGCGCTCATCGAGGGCCCCCGCATCGGACGCTTCGACCACGCCGGCCGCTCGGTGGCGCTCAAGGGCCACAGCGCGTCGCTCGTCGTGCTTGGCACCTTCTTGCTCTGGTTCGGCTGGTACGGGTTCAACCCCGGGTCCTTCAACATCATCCTCAAGTCGTACGGCCCCTCCGGGAGCATCAACGGGCAGTGGTCGGCCGTGGGCCGCACGGCCGTGACCACGACGCTGGCCGGCAGCGTGGCGGCGCTCACCACGCTGTTCGGGAAGCGGCTCCAGACGGGCCACTGGAACGTGGTGGACGTCTGCAACGGTCTGCTCGGCGGGTTCGCGGCCATCACCGCCGGGTGCAGCGTGGTCGACCCGTGGGCGTCCCTCATCTGCGGGTTCGTCTCCGCGTGGGTGCTCATCGGGCTGAACGCGCTCGCCGCGCGCTTCAAGTTCGACGACCCGCTCGAGGCCGCGCAGCTCCATGGCGGGTGCGGCGCGTGGGGGATCATCTTCACCGCCCTCTTCGCGAGGAAGAAATACGTGGAGGAGATATACGGCGTCGGCAGGCCGTACGGTCTGttcatgggcggcggcggccgcctgCTCGCCGCGCACATCGTTCAGATCCTGGTCATCGCCGGGTGGGTGAGCTGCACCATGGGCCTGCTCTTTTACTCTCTCAAGAAGCTCGGGCTGCTGCGCATCTCGGCCGACGACGAGATGTCTGGCATGGACCTGACCCGGCACGGTGGGTTCGCTTACGTCTACCACGACGAGGACCCCGGCGACAAGTCTGGGGTTGGTGCGTTCATGCTCAAGTCCGCGCAGACCCGTGTCGATCCGACGGCGGTGACCAGCAACCCGCAGGTGTAATCAAGACCAAACGTGAGAAGAAATTACGCGTGCTTGACTTTCTCTTCTCGCGTCATATTTGATCTCGTATCTGCCGGTTCTGTTTGGGCCAATGCTTTGCCATTCTGGTGTTGCAAGATCGTAAAACAAGAGTAGGAGGGACAGGTACAagtgttcttgttcttgttggGGTTTCTGTGTACATGCGCCGTTTAGAGTCTTGTGTATTGTGGATGGAATAGGGAGGGGCTAGGGTTTATCTTAGCTAATAATGCTGCTTTTTTTGTGTGGTGGAATCTTATGATCACAAGGTGTGGTGGACTGCTGGTCAAGATAGGTGGCTGCTGATGGTTGAAACAATTGGTGTGTTCTGTCCTGTGGTCTCTACCCCTCCATCAAAACGTTGTCTTGTTCCTTGAATCTAGTGGCTTTGGAGTGATGCTTTTGTATGgagtacatatttattttatattatcatattctGAATTCCTTTCTGTACTGGCTCAGTACATGTTTTTAACTTTCGTATCAAGAGTTgtgttggaaaaaaaaaatcccactcCCATTCTCTAATCTTATGGTAGGACATAAATGCCTTCTGTTCTAAAAAAAGGGGATTCAACTTCATGTGGTGGCATTTTTTAGTGCTGCAACTTCTATGGTTCAGACTAACTCTCCTCTTTGTCGATATGTTCCCTTGTGTTTTGTActgcaaacaaaaaagaacGGATGGCAGTAGTAACAATTTCTACGGCAGCGGACTACGCCAATACTTTCATGCACTCTTGATACCTGAAGAAAACAGAAcagtttctcaaaaaaaaataggTACCAGTCATAAAAAGATATTGCAGCGTATTATAGAGCACCACATAGCTTGCTCCCATGGCCCTCTCTGACCAAGTTGCCATGACCTGACAACGCGCTCGTTGAAATACATTGCATAAAGAAAGCAAACCTATGCCATCGACTGAAAGGGGGAAAACAACAGAGTGATCGAGAGCTGTCACTCTATCGTGATCCGCTACGTCCGCCGATCAAAGGCAGTGTGAAAACTAGGAATAAGTCTTGACCAGAGCTGAAACTTAGCCCGTATCATATCAACACTAGCTGCCCCGTTGTCTCTTTGTACCATATCGTGCTATGTTTATTAGGCATAATTAGTCCATCCTACCATATCGTATCGGCACTTTGATATGCTGTGCCATCCTCGTACCATGCTAGCCTAGCATGATCCTATTCTATATCATTTGAgaatacttatatatttatctcttattGTCTCACAGTTATGTCTCTTATGCTCGATATCGTCTGAcaatgtttacatatttatctcttaccATCTTATATCTATTTAtcatatttacatatttatcttttatcatcTCTCAACAAATAAATATAACCTTAGCGTCTCACGTTTTGTATTAGAGAAATTAGACggtaaatatagaaaa harbors:
- the LOC133888279 gene encoding ammonium transporter 1 member 1, with amino-acid sequence MSTCAADLAPLLGPAAANATDYLCNQFSDTASAVDTTYLLFSAYLVFAMQLGFAMLCAGSVRAKNTMNIMLTNVLDAAAGALFYYLFGFAFAFGSPSNGFIGKQFFGLKHLPKTGFDYSSFLYQWAFAIAAAGITSGSIAERTQFVAYLIYSAFLTGFVYPVVSHWIWSVDGWASAFRTSGPLLFKSGVIDFAGSGVVHMVGGIAGFWGALIEGPRIGRFDHAGRSVALKGHSASLVVLGTFLLWFGWYGFNPGSFNIILKSYGPSGSINGQWSAVGRTAVTTTLAGSVAALTTLFGKRLQTGHWNVVDVCNGLLGGFAAITAGCSVVDPWASLICGFVSAWVLIGLNALAARFKFDDPLEAAQLHGGCGAWGIIFTALFARKKYVEEIYGVGRPYGLFMGGGGRLLAAHIVQILVIAGWVSCTMGLLFYSLKKLGLLRISADDEMSGMDLTRHGGFAYVYHDEDPGDKSGVGAFMLKSAQTRVDPTAVTSNPQV